CTTGATTTTGATAGAGGCGAATTAATACGAGTCAGTTCGTGGTTATGGCTGAAATACAATCAAGTTAGCTTCAGGAAAATTTCAGTCAAGGCGATGAACACGACGATCAAACAAGCAAAAACCATTCTGAATCAGCAGACAATTACGGAAACTAGCCCCGGAACGATTCTCCAAGACCTCCAGACCTTTCTCAATTTACTGCAAGATCAGGGAATTGAAGTCAGTGGCAAACATAGTTTGTTTCCCCTCAAACACTTAGCAGCTTTAAATGCCCAATTAACAGAACCGACGCAACTGGACTTAAAAAGACCCGTTCAGAAATCTTATCCTGCCTTAAATGGAATTTACCTACTGTTAAGAACCACGGGCTTAGTCGTTGTCGTTTCCGAAAAGAGAAAACAAAAGTTAGTGCTTGATGAAGCCACTTATGAAGCCTGGAATCAACTGAATGTAACCGAACAATATTTCACATTATTAGAAGCATGGCTGGTACGCGCCAGTGATGAAACCATTGGGGAACGGGATCAATTTCCCACGTTATTTAACTGTATTCGCTTTTGGCAAATGTTGAACCAAGACGAGATTCAACTGACGAAGGAGTTAGAAGGCTATTTTGCCTTTCGTTACACACCCGGTTGGCACAATCTTGCTTTATTCGATTTATTTGGGTTGATGAGAGTTGAGCAAGGAAAACCAGAGAAAGGGAAAGGTTGGCGGGTGCAGCGTCTGGAAAAAACTGTTTATGGAAAAGGGATTTTAACAATCTTACGTTTTGCGTTAGTCGGAGAAGAGTCGCCGTTTAGTCGAGTATTCCAAGAGATTGTCCAAGTTGAGCCAATAATCCGCTTCGGGAAATTGCAACCTCTCTTCCAGCCCTACTTCCCGCAATGGCAAAACAATCTTGTTGTTGAGCACAATGACTCTATAGAAGGGATTTATATTTTTAAGGTGTCACTGGGAAAGCCTTGGCGACGAATTGCCATTCCGTCTTTCTTATCTCTCGATGATTTAGCCGAAGCTATTTTAGATGCCTTTGAGTTTTCAGATGATCATCTCTATCAGTCTTCAATTGCGGACACTTTTTAAAACTGAGTTTGCCGTTTTTGTTCATATGATTTGACCGACATTCATTGCCTTGCATGAGAATTCACCTATAGTTGCTATGTTAGGTTCGCGATGTTCCCTACGGAAGCGAAGCTATTCCGCCTTGATTACAACTGAGTCAAAGCAGGCCAATTGGCATCTGCCTTAGCAATATTGCCGGGGATATCCCTTTCCCAGCGTCTTTGAATCCCGGGGCTGTAACGGTTATGCTACTTCATATTAAACAGACAAATCTGAATGAATCCTGAGATTCAACTCTCTCCTATCTGGAGCCGGCACCAGATGAATTCAGATCATATTTTTCAAGTGAAAAAGGGAAGCCAATTAACTAACAAAGTCAACTTTGATGTTAAATCATTCAGTCCTCTAAGAAGCGTTAAAAAGAGACTTCACAACATATTCACATATGAGCAAAATCAACCCATCGTAGAGTTGGAGCAATTTATTGAGCTCAAAGTTGGAGAAGTCTTGAGAAAAATCCAGCATCTCATCAACCAATATGAAGACTGGAAAACTCGATTAGTCACAGATCCTGAAATTAAAGGAGGAGAACCGGTATTTCCCGATTCTAGGCTGAGTGTTTATCGGATTGGCAGTTTACTCAACCGTAGTGGCGCGAATGAACTACCTTCGGTTAAAGAAGAAATTGTGGAAGACTATCCCTATCTTTCTCAAGAGGATCTCATTTTTGCTCGCATGTTTGTCAGTTTGAATCCCCGTGAAGGAAGACCCAAAAAGTCTTAAATTACTCATCGATGAGGATCTCTCCCCCCGCATCGCTCAAATTCTTTGCCAAGAGAATCTGATTGATGCGGTTCCGATTCGTGATCGCAAGGTGCGCTTTCCGATGCGGAACCAAGTTCCGCAGCCTACGGCACGAGCAAAGCTCTACGGGTCGCACCTCAATTTTTGCGGAGCTTTGGATCATGAAGTTCTAGAACTGGCTTTCAATGAGGATCGGATTCTGGTTACTGCCAATATCAAGGATTTTGAAAAATTTGCCAGATTACGGGAGGTGCATTGCAGTCTGATCTTTTTACTGGATGGAGACTTGCGTCGGTGTGAACAACTTGCTGCGATCAGGGAAGCGATTTGTGAAATTCGTTTGATGGATATCACCAATTGTGCTCTTTATGTCAACTGGCGAGAAAAAGAGTATGAGTTAGTTGATCTTCCTTCCAGTTAAAAAAGGCTCTTTCTTGGAAAACAATCATGATATGATTGCTATTCACCGATTACCTCGTTAACCAGATGAAAGTTCTAGGAGAAGCGCTGAGGGGCGACAACCCTTTTTGGCAACTTCCTCTAAAACTGCTTTATAATCCCAGAAACTGACTTGACCCCTGATTGGGACGGGCATGGAGATATTTACTGGTAATTTCCAGACTGGAATGACCCAGAGATTGTTGTAATAGATGTAAATCGCAGCCTCCCTCAATGGCAAGAGTGGCATGGGAATGGCGAAACCAGTGGGCAGAAACGGGCTTATCCACACCAGATTTCCTCACCGCTTCCTTAATCAGCTTATGAACTGAAATTCGTGATAGGGTTCCCTTATAACGATTGGTGAACACAAACTCGTTACGGCGAGGCAATTCTGCTATCTCTAACCAAATAGAACGAGGAATGAGAACCACACGAGTTTTATCGCCTTTCCCGTAAATGGTTGCTTGTCCACCACCCCCATTGGGAGACAAATCGCGCCATCGCAGTCCGCATAATTCGCTAACTCGAACTCCCGTGGCGTAGAGAAATTTTAAGATCGCGCGATCGCGTCCTTCCTTCCCGGCATTA
Above is a window of Cyanobacteria bacterium GSL.Bin1 DNA encoding:
- a CDS encoding plasmid pRiA4b ORF-3 family protein — protein: MNTTIKQAKTILNQQTITETSPGTILQDLQTFLNLLQDQGIEVSGKHSLFPLKHLAALNAQLTEPTQLDLKRPVQKSYPALNGIYLLLRTTGLVVVVSEKRKQKLVLDEATYEAWNQLNVTEQYFTLLEAWLVRASDETIGERDQFPTLFNCIRFWQMLNQDEIQLTKELEGYFAFRYTPGWHNLALFDLFGLMRVEQGKPEKGKGWRVQRLEKTVYGKGILTILRFALVGEESPFSRVFQEIVQVEPIIRFGKLQPLFQPYFPQWQNNLVVEHNDSIEGIYIFKVSLGKPWRRIAIPSFLSLDDLAEAILDAFEFSDDHLYQSSIADTF
- a CDS encoding DUF433 domain-containing protein, yielding MRKIQHLINQYEDWKTRLVTDPEIKGGEPVFPDSRLSVYRIGSLLNRSGANELPSVKEEIVEDYPYLSQEDLIFARMFVSLNPREGRPKKS
- a CDS encoding tyrosine-type recombinase/integrase; the protein is MSESAIQLGETTAIEGVTEAVFAEEETGEWKLTQEAITRWLNSRRKDSTRGTYEVSIKQFLAYAQKPLETILPTDIEEWLWHLEQKYKMNTVKGKLSAVKSFFSFAVRRGYLPTNVGAMVEGSRKPKDNLAEKILTREECLAIINAGKEGRDRAILKFLYATGVRVSELCGLRWRDLSPNGGGGQATIYGKGDKTRVVLIPRSIWLEIAELPRRNEFVFTNRYKGTLSRISVHKLIKEAVRKSGVDKPVSAHWFRHSHATLAIEGGCDLHLLQQSLGHSSLEITSKYLHARPNQGSSQFLGL